ACCGGTGGCCAGCTGCAGAGGGTCCAGACCGCGCAGCCGCCGGCGCGTCCACATGTTGCCCAATCCATAGCAGAACGACGCGCCGATCGCCGCCAGTTCGCCCAGCAGATGCAGGCGCTCCGCGCTGCGCGTAGCACTGCCGCCGAACAGGTACACAATCCCCAGAAAGCCGATAACCACCCCCGACGTACGTAGCGCGCTGAGGCGCTCCTCGCGCACGAATAGCAGCGCGAGCAGCACCGTGAACAGCGGCGTGGTGGCGTTGTAGATCGCCGCCAGGTTGCTGTCGATGTGCGCGCCGCCCCAGGAAAAGAGCGCATAGGGCAGCGCGGCATTGATCAACCCTAGCACGGCCAGCCCCGGCGCGCAGCGCCCGTCCAGCCGCGCACCACGCAGCCGGAGCAGACCCAGCAGGACCAGACCTGCGATGCCAAGCCGGATCATGACCAGCGTGGCCGGCGGAAAGTTGCCCGGTTGCGCGGCGGTGCGCACCGAGAGCTTGATCAGGAGAAATGAAGCACCCCAGATCGCCGCTAACAGCAGCAGGGTCGCCAATTGTTTCGGTCGCATACCCTTTCCTCGTGCAACGATGGACGTCGCGCTGACGAGCCTGTCTGCGCCCGGCAGCTCAGCGCGGGACCAGATCCTGCTGCCCGCGCGGCTCGTTCCACGCAGCGCGCTCCCCAGGCTCCACGCTCCGCTCCCGCACCGGCGGCACCACGCCGCACACACGCAGACCCCACTGCATCGCCGGGCCGATGCCCAGCGCAAACAGCACCGTTCCCACGCCAACGGTCGCGCCCATCAGCCAGCCCAGGCTGAGCACCACCAGCTCAACCAGCGTACGCACGCGACTCACGGGCCAGCCGGTGTGAGCGTGCAACACCAGAATCATGCCATCACGCGGACCTTTCCCCATACCCGCGCCGATGTACAGACCGGTGGCCAGCCCACAGATCAGCACCGCGGGCAGGTAGTAGGCCAGGCCCCACACCCAGCCATGCGCCGTGGGCAGCACCGGCAGCAGCAGATCGATAAAGACGCCGATCAAGATCATGTTGGCGATGGTGCCTGCGCCGGGACGCACGCCCACAAACCAGGTCACGATCTGGATCGCCAGGCCGACCAGAATGCTGACCATGCCTACCGACAGGCCGGTATGCAGACTCAGACCGTAGTGGAAGGCATCCCACGGCCCCAACCCCAGATCGCTCTCGATCATCAACGCCACGGCCAGACCGTAGCCGAACAGTCCCAGAACTAACTGCGCCCAGGCGCGCAGCCAACGCCATGATGCAATCGTCACAAAAGTCTCTCCCTCTGCGCTGCCCTTGCGCCTCAGCGCGTCGTCGCGCGTCACACGTCCTCTAACACGATCCGGCGTCCAAACGTTGCAGCACGCGCAGATCGAGATTGCCGCCGCACAACAGACTCATCACCTTGCGATCGCGCAGATCGAGGCATGCGGATAGCGCCGCAGCCGTTGTCAGCGCACCGGTCGGCTCGACCACCTGCTTGGTGCGCGTCAGGATCAGCTCCAGCGCCTGGAGAATCTCGGCTTCGCTGACGGTCACGATGCGCTCCACTAGCCGGCGCATGATCGCAAAGGGATACCGCCCGATCGCCTGTGTCGCCACGCCGTCGGCGATGGTCTGTGGCTGCGGGATGCGCACGATGTGGCCGCGCTCCAGCGACTGACGCGCATCGTCGGCGACGGCAGGCTCGACGCCGATGACGCGCACCTCCGGACGCAGCGCCTTAAGCGCGATCGCGATGCCGCTGATCAGTCCACCGCCGCCAACCGGCACCAGCGCGATCTCGATCTCCGGCCAGTCCTCGGCCACTTCCAGCCCGATGGTGCCCTGGCCGGCGATGATCAGCGGATCGTCGAAGGGCGGCACGATCACCGCCTCGCGTTCGGCCGCAATACGGCGCGCAATCGCCTCGCGATCCTCGCGCTGACGATCGTAGAGCACGATCTCGGCGCCGTAGCCGCGCGTGGCCTCCAGCTTGACGCGGGGCGCGTCGGCGGGCATCACGATCGTCGCGCGCGTGCCGGTCAGCCGCGCCGCTAGGGCCACACCCTGCGCGTGGTTGCCCGATGAAAAGGCTACCACGCCGCGACAGCGCTGCTCTTCGCTGAGCGTCAGCAGTTTGTTGAGCGCGCCGCGCAGCTTGAACGAGCCGCTGCGCTGCAGATGTTCGGCCTTGAGGCGCAGGTCCGCGCCGGTCATACGCTTGAGCGTGGCCGATTCGAGTAGCGGCGTGCGGTGCACGTAGGGCGCGATGCGCGCCGCAGCGGCGCGAATATCATCCAGCGTCACCGGCAGGCGCGCGTGGTCTGTCACGGTCATGCGTCGCTCCCCGACACTTCAAACGATGGCAAAGGCGCGCACCGGAAACGAGGTGCCGCCGCGGATCGCCGGCGGCACGGCAAAGAAGCGAAAGCCGCCCGGTGGCAGCTCATCCAGCGCGCGCAGATGCTCGACGATCGGGATGCCGGCAGCCAGCAGGATCGAGTGCGCCGGCCGCGTTGGATCGGCCATGTTGTCGATGTTGGCGCAATCGATGCCGACCAGCGCCGCCTGCGCGCGCACCAGCAGGCGACAGGCCTCCGCCGTCAGGTACGGACCGGAACGAAAATAGTCGCTGCGCCCCCAGCGTTCGCTCCAGTCGGTGCGGATCAGCACGGCGCGCCCGGCCAGCTCCACGCCGCTGAAGAGCTCCGGACCCAGCGGGCCGTCGCGCAGCGCGGTGATCACCACGCCGGGCAGATCGGCCAGCCGTTCCAGCGCCAGGGCCGCCAGATCGGCGCCGCCGCGGTAGCGATGCAAGGGCGCATCCACATAGGTGCCGGTATTGCCACCCAGCTCGTAGGCCGCGATCTGAAAGGTTGTGCCAGGCGCGTAGTGCGCCGGTTGCTCGTCATGCGTCAGCACGGCGCGCATGCGCAGCTCCGGCAGACCGGGGTAGGTGGGCATGTTCGGCTCCAACGGATGGCTGAGATCGATCAGCGCCATCAGCTCACCTCCCCGGCGCGCTGCCGCAGCCAGGCCAGCACCTCGCCGGCGTGATGCTCCGGCGGAAAGACCGGATAAAAAACATGTTCGATCACGCCGTCGCGCAGGATCAACGTGAGACGCTTGATCACCGTCCAGTCACCGACGACAAAGGTCGGCAGCCGCAGCGCGCGAGTCAGGACCAGCGCCGCATCGCTCAGCAGCTCGAAGGGCAGCCCCAGCCGCTGCGCCGCTTCGCGCTGCTCGGCGGTGGATTGCGTGCTGAGGCCATAGATCTGCACGCCCAGCGCGCGCAACTCGGCGGCATGATCGCGAAAGGCGCAGCTCTCGGCGGTGCAGCCACGCGCGCCAGGGATGGTGTCCCACTCCGGCGGCAGCGGCTCGTCGGGCCGCGCCGTGCGCGGGTAGGCATAGACCACCACCCGTCCGGGCAGCGTCGCCAGCGTCACCGACCGCCCGGCAGTGGACGGCAAACTCACCGGCGGCAGGCGCAATCCCAGCAGGTGATCGCACGCGCCGTCATCGATCGGAACGGGCCGCTCATCGACAGATTGATGCTCATGGGTCATCGGCTGTTGCTCCCTCGCTCGGATGGCTCCCTCCCCATCCTGTGGACGGACGCTCCTCATGCCGGGACGTCATCTACCAACGTGCCGCGCAGCACGGTCACGGCCTGACCAGCCAAGCGCACGCGCTCGCCATCGAGCCGCACGCGCACGACGCCGCCACGCGCCGAGGCTTGGTAGGCCAGCAGCTCGTGCGTATGGAGACGCGCGCTCCAGTAGGGCCCCAGCGCGCAATGCGCCGCGCCAGTGACCGGGTCTTCATCGATCCCGATTGCCGGCGCGAAAAAGCGCGACACGATCTGGTAGGGCGCGTCGTCACCCCGGCTGGTGACGATCACGCCTTCCACGCCCAGCGCGCGCAGCCGTTCGCGCTCCGGTTGGAGCTGCCGTACCTGCGCCGCGCTCTTCAGCTCGACCAGGTAGCCCAGCGGCACGCGCGCCACCTGGCGCGGCGCAACGCCAAGCGCTTCGGCCAGCCCGGCAGGGGGCGCGATCGCTTCAGGCGTCATGCGCGGGAAGTCCAGCTCGATCCAAGCGTCCCGGCGCGTAGCGGTGAGCAGGCCGCTGCGCGTATGGAAGCGTGCCGTCTGATCGGGCACCAGACGACCGGTCTCCCACAGGACATGCGCGCTGGCCAGCGTGGCATGCCCACACAGATCGACCTCGACCGTGGGCGTAAACCAGCGCAACTCCCAGCCATCATGGCGCGGCAGCACAAAGGCCGTCTCCGACAGGTTCATCTCGGCGGCAACCTGCTGCATCCAGTGCGTTGGGCGCGGCCTGTCCAGCAGGCAGACCGCCGCCGGATTGCCGGCAAAGGGCCGATCGGTAAAGGCATCAACCTGAAACAACGGCAGCGCCATGCTGTTCCTCCTCATGGGCGAATACCGGCCAGCGCCGCATCGAGCGTGGCCTGCCAGGCCGGCGTCGCGCAGACCTGCGCCAGCGGCAGCGGTGGCGGCGGCGGCAGGGGCGTCGGCAACTGCAAGCTGCGCTGCCACCAGCCGACGTCGTACCAGCGCCCCAGTTTGTAGCCCACGCTGCGGTACACACCCACCGACGTAAAGCCCAACGCCTCATGCAGCGCGACGCTGGCCGGATTGGGCAACGCGATCGCGGCAAAGGCATTGCAATAGCCTTGCAGCGCCAGAATGCGCAGCAGCGCGGTGTACAACGCCCGTCCGATGCCGCGCCGCTGGTGCGCCGGCGCGACATAGATCGTCACTTCGACCGACCAACGGTAGGCCGCCCGTTCGCGATAGCGATTGGCATAGGCATACCCCACCACCTCGCCGTCGCGCTCGCACACCAGCCAGGGATACATCGGTAGCGTGGCACGGATGCGCGCAACGATCTGCTCCAGCGTGGGCGGCTCCAGCTCGAACGACACCGCCGTCTCACGCACATAGGGCGCATAGATGCGCTGGAGCGCGGCGGCATCATGTTCTTCCACCAGCCGGAGACACACAGCGCGGCTCATGCCAGCCCCCACCAGCGCAGCGCTGCGAAGGCCAGCAGTCCGGCCAGGATCGTCAGCGCCATGCTACGCGTCAGCAGCGCCACCGCGCCGCCCAGCAGACCGGCCCACACCGTCGCGCCGACGGCGAGCACCCCTTCGGGCGCGACCAGCCCCGGCACGATGAGTGCGGCGAAGATCGCGGGCGGCACCGCGCGCAACACGCGCTCCACCCGCGGCGCAGGCGCGCCACGCAGCGTCAGCAGCGGCATCACCCGCGTGGCATAGGTCACCAGCGCCATGCCCAGCAGCGTCAACCAGACGTTCATCGCTCCTCCACCAGCGCGCCGACCAGGCAGCCGGCCAGCGCCGCGATCAGGATGTACCAGCTCCCGGGCAGCGTCAGCCGCCCCAGCAGCGCGACCACGCCCGCCGTCAGCGCGGCTGCCCGACCGCTGCGCGTGCGCAGGTAGGGCAGCAACAGCACCAGAAAGCTGAGCGGAAAGACCAGGTGCAACCCCAGCGCCGCCGGATCGGGCAGCAGACCGCCCAGCGACAGGCCGACCAGCGTGCTGATCTGCCAGCAGACATAGATGCTGGCGTTGGCGCCCAGCAGCAAGCCCGCTCCGGCCTGCCCATCTAGCACACGCCGGACACTCACCGCATACGACTCATCGGTCAGGCCGAAGGCCAGGCCGGCGCGCTGCCAGAAGGGCAGCCGGCGCAGCCGCGGCGCCAACGAGGCGCTCAACAGCAGATGGCGCAGGTTGACGATCAGCGTCGTCAGCACGATCGACGGGCCGCTCGCGCCGGCAGCGAACAGACCGGCCGCCGTGAACTGCGACGCGCCCGCAAAGACCAGCAATGACATGGCCAGCGTCTGGGCAGGACTCAACCCCGCCGCGCGCGCCGCCAGCGCATAGGCCACGCCAAACGGCGCCACGCCCAGCCACAGCGGCAACGTATCGACAAAACCGCGCCACAGATCGCCGCAACGGGTTGGCCGCGCCAGATGCTTCCGTTCAGTGATCATCGTTGCTCGCTTTCCCCCTGCGTGCCGCCCATGGCTCAAACCAGCGGCACGCCGGCACACACCGGACGCTGACGTCCCTGGCGTGCCTGGTGCCGCCCGATCAGCTCGCCCAGGATCGCCAGGCCGCGCTCGATCACCGCGGGCGCATGCGCCGCAAACGACAGACGGATATGGTCCTGGGTTGCCAACGGCGGGAAAAAGGCCTGTCCCGGCGCGAAAGCCACGCCCTGCTCGAGCGCCGCGCGGTAGAGCTCCAGCGCATCGACGCCGGGCGGCAGCGCCACCCAGAAGCACAAGCCGCCCTGTGGCGTGAACCAGCTGGCTTCGCGCGGAAAAGAGCGCTGCAGCGCCTTTGCCATCGCGTCGCGGCGCTCGCGGTAGAGCGCGCAGACGGCGCGCAGATGCGGCGCAAACGCACCCCGGCCCAGGTATTCGGCCAGCGCCAGTTGCGTGAGCTGTGGCGCGTGCAGGTCGGCCAGCCGTTTGCAGCTCAGCAGCTCGTCGAACAGCGGCGCGTCGGCCACTACCAGCCCCAGACGCAGCCCCGGCATCAGCGCCTTGGAAAAGCTCGACAGATAGATCACCTGCCCGCCGCTGTCGCGCGCTTTGAGCGGCAAGGGCGCCGGCGCGTCATAGGACAAGAGACCGTAAATGTCGTCCTCGAGCACAAGCAGCCCGTGCTGCTGCGCGACGCGCAAAATCGCCTCCTGCCGCGCCGGACTCATGCTAATGCCAGTCGGGTTATGAAAGGCCGGAATGGTGTAGAGCAGTCGCGGCGCGTGCCGGGTGATCGCCTCGGCCAGCGCATCCGGTCGCAGCCCCTGTTCATCGATGGGCACGCCGACCAGCCGCAGGCCCTGAATCTGCATGCGCTCGACCATGCCCAGATAGGTCGGTTGCTCGACCAGCACGGTGTCACCCGGACGTACCAGCGCGCGCAGCACCAGATCGATGCCCTGCTGCGCGCCATTGGTCACCAGGATACGCTCAGGCGGGACCTGCAACCCGCGTATGGTGAGGAAGGCGGCCAACTGCTCGCGCAGCGCGGCTTCGCCCTCGGTCGCGCCGTAATCGAACAGAGTGCGCTCGTAGCGCTTGATCGCCGCCTGCAGCGCTCGCCCAAAGGCGCGCACCGGAAACGTTTCGGGCGCGGCGGCAGCCTGAGCGAAGGAGAGCACATCCGGCCGGTGCGCCAGGCGCATGATCTCCACCAGCGTGCCGGCAGCAGCGCGTGGCTCCGGCGACAGGGGCGCTGCCGTTTGGCGGTGCACCTGCGCTCCGCGACGCTGCGCCACAAAACTGCCGCGGCCCACGAAGGATTCGATCCAACCGTCGGCCTGCAACTCGGCGTAGGCGGTGTGCACGGTCAGGCGCGTCAGACCCAGCTCGCGCGCCAGTTGGCGGATTGGCGGCAGGCGGCTGCCTGCCGGCAACGCGCCGCTGCGAATGCGCTCGCGAATCTGCTCCGCCACCTGCAAATACAGGGGCTGGCGCGCCTGTCGGTCGATCTGGAGGTGCATCCCCGGCTCCTGGTGTGCTGCGCGCCGTTGATTGTACCAGTTGTCCTCTGCCGGCAATAGGGACAAAAGACCAAGCTATACCGGGACATTCGACCAGCCTGCAACACGGGCCGGCTGCCGTGCGTCCCACCCCGCACAACGCGGTACCCAGTCGGGGCACGGCTGCCCGCCGCTGCGCGCGGGAGCAGCTCCCCGCAGAGTTCCTCCGAGGTGATGTATGGCCGATGGACATGCCCACGCCGACGCTCAGCCACGGCTGCTCGCGCCGGCAGCCATGGACGACCCCTACCCGCTCTACCACCAGCTCCGCGCCACTGCGCCGGTGCGCTGGGATGGCAGCGCGTGGGTGCTGACGCGCTACGCCGATGTGTTGGCGGTGTTGCGCGATCCGCGCGCGCGGGCGGCGCGCATCGATCCCGATCCCACCTGGCTGCAACAGACCGGCCTGGAGCCTTTGTTCACCACGCACGCGCGTATGATGCTCTTCACCGATCCGCCGGACCACACGCGGCTGCGCGGGCTGCTCAACACCGCCTTCACGCCGCGCGTGGTGGAAGGGCTGCGCAGCCGCATCACCGCGCTGGTCGACGAGCTGATCGATCGCATCGCCGCAGCGGGACACACCGACCTGATCCAGGATCTGGCCTATCCGCTGCCGGTGACAGTCATCACCGAACTGTTGGGCGTGCCCGCCACGATGCGCGAGCAGTTCCGCCGTTGGTCGGATGGGCTCGCCGCCTTTATCGGCGGCAGCAGCGCGCCGGAGATGCAGACCTTCGCGCACGCGCAGCGCTGCATGCTGGAGTTGAGCGACTACCTGCGTGGCGAGATCGCCGCGCGCCGGCAGCAGCCGCGCGCCGATCTGCTCACCGCGCTGGTCCAGGCCGAAGCTGCCGGCGATCGGCTCAGCAGCGAGGAGTTGATCGCCAACGCGATCCTGCTGCTGGTCGCCGGTCATGAGACCACCACCAACCTGATCGGCAACGGCGTGCTGGCGCTGCTGCGCCATCCCGATCAGCACCGGCGTCTGGTTGAGCAACCAGAGTTGATCGGCAGCGCGGTGGAAGAACTGCTGCGCTACGACAGTCCGGTGCAGGCGACCAGCCGCATCATGGCCGACGACCTGGAGCTCGACGGACAGCGCATCCGCCGCGGCCAGTACGTCACCCTGCTGCTCGGCGCGGCCAACCGCGACCCGGCGCAGTTTCCCGATCCCGATCGGCTGGATATCACGCGCCAGCCCAACCGGCATCTGTCGTTCGCGCATGGACCGCACTTCTGCCTGGGGGCGCCGCTGGCGCGCCTGGAAGCCCAGATCGCCATTGGCCGCCTGCTGCAGCGCCTGCCGACGCTGCACCTGGCGACCGATCGGCTGGTCTGGCGCGACAACTTCACCCTGCGCGGCCTGACGGCATTGCCCCTGCGCGTGGCTTGAGCGGCGCTAGATCACGGTGCGTCCGTCGGCCAGCTCGGCCAGGTTGTACAGAAAGTGAATCGTGGTCGCGATACCGCGTCCGAAGTATTCCAGGTAGAGAAACTCGTTGGGCGCGTGCACGTTGCGGCCAATCCCGTGGCCCAGCGTGGTCATGGGCAGGCCCAGCTCGCGCTGGATCGCGCCCATGACCGGGATCGAGCCGCCTTCGCGATGCAGCGCCGGCGCTTTGCCCCAGGTTGCGACGTAGGCGCGCTTGAGCGCCTCGACGGCACGACCCTCGGTGAGCAGCCGTGCCCACCAGCCCAGCGCCAGGATCTGCACTTCGACATCCAGCGTCTCTGTGGCGAATTGGCGCACAAAGGCGCTGAACTGCTCGGCGATGCGCTGCGGGTCCTGGTTGGGCACCAGGCGCATGCTGACCTTGAAACCGGCGCGCGCCGGGATGATGGTTTTGCCCCCCGGACCGGCGTAGCCGCCGTACAGCCCATTGACGTCGCAGGTCGGCAGCGCGGTGGCGCGCTCCAGTAGCGTGGCCTCCGCCGGACCCCAAAAGGCGCGTACGCCGGCCTGCTGCTGCAGCGTCTCACGCATGGCCGCCTCCTGCGCTGCCAGCAACTCGCGCTCAACCGCGCTCAACGGCGCGACATCATCGTAGAAGCCGGGAATGGCAACGCGTCCGTTGGCGTCGTGCAGCGCGGCGATAATGCGTCCGACCAGGTGCGCCGGGTTGTGCACAATACCGCCGTAGGTGCCGGAGTGCAGATCGTGGGACGGGCCGCTGACCGTTACTTCGGCAGCGACAATGCCGCGCAGCGCCGTGTCGATCACCGGCTGGTCCGGCTCGGAGCCGCCGTCCGAGATCAGCAGCAGATCGGCAGCCAGTAGCTCGCGCTGCTCGCGCACAAAGTCGGTCATGTGCGGCGAGCCCATCTCTTCCTCGCCCTCGAACAGCAGCTTGACGTTGACCGGCAGGCGACCCGTCGCGCTCAGGATCGCTTCGAGCGCCTTGAGATTGACAAAGACGCCCACCTTGTCGTCGATCGCGCCGCGCGCGAAGAGCTTGCCCTCGCGCTCAACCGGCTCAAAGGGATCGGAGTGCCACAGCTCGCGCGGATCGACCGGCTGCACGTCGTAGTGGGCATAGATCAGCACGGTTGGTCGATCCGCACCGGCATGCAGCCAGTCGCCATACACCACCGGATGGCCAGCAGTCGGGATGATCCGGCAGTGCTCCAGGCCGATGCGCTCCATCTCCTGCACCAGCCAGCGCGCAGCCCGCTCGATCTCGGCCTGGTAGGCCGGGTCGGTGCTGATCGAGGGGATGCGCAAAAAGGTTTTGAAGCCGTCCAGGTAGCGCTCGTGCTGCGCGCGCGCCTGCGCCAGCGCTGCGGCGACATCCGTTGTGGTCATACCTGCTTCCTTTCTGTGTCCCATGCATAGCATACAGCCCGGTGTTGGGGCCGTACTCCAGCATACCACCGCCGCGGGGGCCTCCGTCAATCGCCGAGTGTACCTGTGGCTGGTCAAAACGGCGCTCAACCGGTATGATGCAACCAAACGTGGGCGCGCCACCGCATCCCCGCCAGCTACACACATCGAGCAACACACACAAGGAGCCGGCATGGGAATCGCTGCCGACATCGCGATCATTGTGGTTGCCGCGCTATTTGGCGGGCTGCTCGCGCAACGCCTGCATCAGCCGCTGATCCTGGGCTATATTGTTGCCGGCGTGCTGATCGGCCCCTACACCGGCGGCGTCACCGTGCGCGAAGTGCGCACCATCGAGCTACTGGCCGAGATCGGCGTGGCGCTGCTGCTGTTTACGCTGGGCATTCAGTTCGATCTGCGGCAGTTGGGGCGTATCCGTGCGATCGCCGTGCTGGGCGCACCGCTGCAGGTGCTGCTGACGATCGCCTATGGCTATGGCATTGGCGGGCTGCTTGGCCTGGATGCCTATGAGTCGCTCTGGCTGGGCGCGCTGATCGCGCTCTCCAGCACCATGGTGATCCTGAAAACGCTGGAAGCGCGTGGCCAGCTCGGCACGCTGGCCAGCCGCATCATCGTGGGCATGTCGGTGGTGCAGGACCTGACCGTCGTGCCGATGATGATCATCCTGCCCGAACTGCACAACCTGGAGCGTGGCTTGCCTCAACTGGGCCTGGCCGCGTTGCGTGCGGGCATCTTTCTGCTGCTGATGATCTACGGCGCCACGCGCCTGATGGGACCGCTGCTGCGCGCTATTGCGGGCTGGCGCTCGCGCGAGCTGTTTCTGGTGGCGATAACGGCCCTGGCGCTGGGGATCGGCTATGTTTCGTATCTCTTCGGCCTGTCGTTCGCCTTTGGCGCCTTTGCGGCGGGGCTGGTGCTCAGCGAGACGGAGTACGGCCACCAGGCGCTGGATGATGTTCTACCACTGCGCGACATTTTCAGCATGCTCTTTTTTGTTTCGGTCGGCATGCTGCTCGATCCGGTCTTTTTGCTGAACAACATTGGCATGGTTCTGGTGCTGACGCTGGCGACCGTGATCGGCAAGGCACTGATCTTCGGGCTGCTGGTGCGCGCTTTCGGTTACCGCGGCAGCACGCCGCTCCAGGTCGCCGTCGGGTTGATCGCCCTGGGCGAGCTGACCTTTGTGCTGGCGCGCGTAGGCCTGAGTCGTGGTCTGATCTCGGATGATCTCTATGCGCTGGTGCTCTCCACGGCACTGCTGACGATCGTGCTCACGCCGCAACTGCTGAACGCCAGTGCACCGCTCAGCCGCCGGCTGCAGCGCCGTCAGGATCGCGCCTTTGCCCTCGATTTCGAGCGTGACCTGTCGCCGCTGCGCGACCATATCATCATCGCCGGTTATGGACGAGTAGGCCGCTACACCGCCGATCTGCTGCAACGCTTAAGCCTGCCCTGCGTAGTGATCGAGCTGGATCAGAACGCCGCCGAGCGCGCGCGCCGCGCCGGTCTGCCGGTGATCTACGGTGATGCT
The sequence above is a segment of the Kallotenue papyrolyticum genome. Coding sequences within it:
- a CDS encoding PhzF family phenazine biosynthesis protein, giving the protein MALPLFQVDAFTDRPFAGNPAAVCLLDRPRPTHWMQQVAAEMNLSETAFVLPRHDGWELRWFTPTVEVDLCGHATLASAHVLWETGRLVPDQTARFHTRSGLLTATRRDAWIELDFPRMTPEAIAPPAGLAEALGVAPRQVARVPLGYLVELKSAAQVRQLQPERERLRALGVEGVIVTSRGDDAPYQIVSRFFAPAIGIDEDPVTGAAHCALGPYWSARLHTHELLAYQASARGGVVRVRLDGERVRLAGQAVTVLRGTLVDDVPA
- a CDS encoding peroxiredoxin, with translation MTHEHQSVDERPVPIDDGACDHLLGLRLPPVSLPSTAGRSVTLATLPGRVVVYAYPRTARPDEPLPPEWDTIPGARGCTAESCAFRDHAAELRALGVQIYGLSTQSTAEQREAAQRLGLPFELLSDAALVLTRALRLPTFVVGDWTVIKRLTLILRDGVIEHVFYPVFPPEHHAGEVLAWLRQRAGEVS
- a CDS encoding arsinothricin resistance N-acetyltransferase ArsN1 family B; the encoded protein is MSRAVCLRLVEEHDAAALQRIYAPYVRETAVSFELEPPTLEQIVARIRATLPMYPWLVCERDGEVVGYAYANRYRERAAYRWSVEVTIYVAPAHQRRGIGRALYTALLRILALQGYCNAFAAIALPNPASVALHEALGFTSVGVYRSVGYKLGRWYDVGWWQRSLQLPTPLPPPPPLPLAQVCATPAWQATLDAALAGIRP
- a CDS encoding AzlD domain-containing protein, with the translated sequence MNVWLTLLGMALVTYATRVMPLLTLRGAPAPRVERVLRAVPPAIFAALIVPGLVAPEGVLAVGATVWAGLLGGAVALLTRSMALTILAGLLAFAALRWWGLA
- a CDS encoding threonine ammonia-lyase; its protein translation is MTVTDHARLPVTLDDIRAAAARIAPYVHRTPLLESATLKRMTGADLRLKAEHLQRSGSFKLRGALNKLLTLSEEQRCRGVVAFSSGNHAQGVALAARLTGTRATIVMPADAPRVKLEATRGYGAEIVLYDRQREDREAIARRIAAEREAVIVPPFDDPLIIAGQGTIGLEVAEDWPEIEIALVPVGGGGLISGIAIALKALRPEVRVIGVEPAVADDARQSLERGHIVRIPQPQTIADGVATQAIGRYPFAIMRRLVERIVTVSEAEILQALELILTRTKQVVEPTGALTTAAALSACLDLRDRKVMSLLCGGNLDLRVLQRLDAGSC
- a CDS encoding YczE/YyaS/YitT family protein is translated as MTIASWRWLRAWAQLVLGLFGYGLAVALMIESDLGLGPWDAFHYGLSLHTGLSVGMVSILVGLAIQIVTWFVGVRPGAGTIANMILIGVFIDLLLPVLPTAHGWVWGLAYYLPAVLICGLATGLYIGAGMGKGPRDGMILVLHAHTGWPVSRVRTLVELVVLSLGWLMGATVGVGTVLFALGIGPAMQWGLRVCGVVPPVRERSVEPGERAAWNEPRGQQDLVPR
- a CDS encoding cytochrome P450, with amino-acid sequence MADGHAHADAQPRLLAPAAMDDPYPLYHQLRATAPVRWDGSAWVLTRYADVLAVLRDPRARAARIDPDPTWLQQTGLEPLFTTHARMMLFTDPPDHTRLRGLLNTAFTPRVVEGLRSRITALVDELIDRIAAAGHTDLIQDLAYPLPVTVITELLGVPATMREQFRRWSDGLAAFIGGSSAPEMQTFAHAQRCMLELSDYLRGEIAARRQQPRADLLTALVQAEAAGDRLSSEELIANAILLLVAGHETTTNLIGNGVLALLRHPDQHRRLVEQPELIGSAVEELLRYDSPVQATSRIMADDLELDGQRIRRGQYVTLLLGAANRDPAQFPDPDRLDITRQPNRHLSFAHGPHFCLGAPLARLEAQIAIGRLLQRLPTLHLATDRLVWRDNFTLRGLTALPLRVA
- a CDS encoding PLP-dependent aminotransferase family protein, with translation MHLQIDRQARQPLYLQVAEQIRERIRSGALPAGSRLPPIRQLARELGLTRLTVHTAYAELQADGWIESFVGRGSFVAQRRGAQVHRQTAAPLSPEPRAAAGTLVEIMRLAHRPDVLSFAQAAAAPETFPVRAFGRALQAAIKRYERTLFDYGATEGEAALREQLAAFLTIRGLQVPPERILVTNGAQQGIDLVLRALVRPGDTVLVEQPTYLGMVERMQIQGLRLVGVPIDEQGLRPDALAEAITRHAPRLLYTIPAFHNPTGISMSPARQEAILRVAQQHGLLVLEDDIYGLLSYDAPAPLPLKARDSGGQVIYLSSFSKALMPGLRLGLVVADAPLFDELLSCKRLADLHAPQLTQLALAEYLGRGAFAPHLRAVCALYRERRDAMAKALQRSFPREASWFTPQGGLCFWVALPPGVDALELYRAALEQGVAFAPGQAFFPPLATQDHIRLSFAAHAPAVIERGLAILGELIGRHQARQGRQRPVCAGVPLV
- a CDS encoding AzlC family ABC transporter permease, translated to MITERKHLARPTRCGDLWRGFVDTLPLWLGVAPFGVAYALAARAAGLSPAQTLAMSLLVFAGASQFTAAGLFAAGASGPSIVLTTLIVNLRHLLLSASLAPRLRRLPFWQRAGLAFGLTDESYAVSVRRVLDGQAGAGLLLGANASIYVCWQISTLVGLSLGGLLPDPAALGLHLVFPLSFLVLLLPYLRTRSGRAAALTAGVVALLGRLTLPGSWYILIAALAGCLVGALVEER
- a CDS encoding cyclase family protein, which produces MALIDLSHPLEPNMPTYPGLPELRMRAVLTHDEQPAHYAPGTTFQIAAYELGGNTGTYVDAPLHRYRGGADLAALALERLADLPGVVITALRDGPLGPELFSGVELAGRAVLIRTDWSERWGRSDYFRSGPYLTAEACRLLVRAQAALVGIDCANIDNMADPTRPAHSILLAAGIPIVEHLRALDELPPGGFRFFAVPPAIRGGTSFPVRAFAIV
- a CDS encoding DMT family transporter; translated protein: MRPKQLATLLLLAAIWGASFLLIKLSVRTAAQPGNFPPATLVMIRLGIAGLVLLGLLRLRGARLDGRCAPGLAVLGLINAALPYALFSWGGAHIDSNLAAIYNATTPLFTVLLALLFVREERLSALRTSGVVIGFLGIVYLFGGSATRSAERLHLLGELAAIGASFCYGLGNMWTRRRLRGLDPLQLATGQLLFGALWTVPLVVLVEQPWRSLAPTSTAVLALGTLTLLGTACAQVLFFALLTQVGATRTAQVTYLLPIFGIFWGWLAGETIASRALIAFAIVLGGVLIVNGALDRGARRTVAVECAAEGRPC